The Mauremys mutica isolate MM-2020 ecotype Southern chromosome 1, ASM2049712v1, whole genome shotgun sequence genome has a segment encoding these proteins:
- the LOC123354669 gene encoding endonuclease domain-containing 1 protein-like: MLLLLLLQFSICCLMLGNSEVVTSFENTCPGFFFRETPPNNAIKPANPAQICQLYKNQYRFATLYDTDNRIPIYSAYVYQPGYGKRPDSWMVEPQLMGSNYRKEMATEWMLLNDIGVDQGLLNESQAVLRDYKNLTNFNRGHLNPNGHQPDPDYKAATFTLTNIVPQFMNLNSGKWNNYEQEVMMSRTEGCATTYVVVGVVPGNNYIAGGRVNKPSHIWSAACCEIDNNHRKSWAVIALNDQNAVELLTLGELEEKLVELYRKEEILLFDSDCPRQ; encoded by the exons atgctgctgctgctgctgctccagtttTCCATATGCTGCCTCATGCTGGGGAACAGTGAGGTGGTGACATCTTTTGAAAACACATGCCCTGGGTTTTTCTTCAGGGAAACCCCCCCAAACAATGCCATCAAACCTGCCAATCCAGCCCAGATTTGCCAACTTTACAAGAATCAGTATCGCTTTGCTACTTTGTACGACACGGACAACCGCATTCCAATATACTCTGCATATGTGTACCAACCTGGTTATGGTAAGCGACCTGATAGTTGGATGGTAGAACCCCAG CTCATGGGTTCAAATTACCGAAAGGAAATGGCAACTGAATGGATGCTCTTAAATGATATCGGTGTTGACCAGGGACTGCTTAATGAGAGCCAGGCCGTCCTGCGAGATTATAAGAATCTGACTAATTTCAACAGGGGCCACTTGAACCCGAATGGGCACCAACCCGACCCTGACTATAAGGCTGCTACCTTCACCCTGACCAACATTGTGCCCCAGTTTATGAATCTCAATAGTGGGAAATGGAACAACTACGAACAAGAAGTAATGATGAGTAGGACTGAAGGGTGTGCTACCACATACGTCGTTGTGGGAGTGGTCCCTGGCAACAATTACATAGCTGGAGGCAGAGTCAATAAGCCCAGCCACATCTGGTCTGCCGCCTGCTGTGAGATTGATAACAATCACAGGAAGTCCTGGGCAGTCATTGCTCTGAATGATCAGAATGCAGTCGAGCTGCTCACTCTGGGTGAGTTAGAGGAGAAGCTGGTTGAACTGTACAGAAAGGAGGAGATCCTTCTGTTTGACAGTGACTGTCCTCGACAATAA